The Methylomarinum sp. Ch1-1 genome contains the following window.
AGATTCAGGCCATCCTGGAAGGTCATCCGATCCTGCCGCAATCACAATTCGATATCGCCGAGGCAGACGAAACAGGCTCCACGTTTATTGAAAACGCCATCATCAAGGCCCGTAACGCGGCCTTGCATGCCAATGCACCGGCCATCGCCGATGATTCGGGGCTGGTCGTCGATGCGCTGAACGGCGCTCCGGGCGTCATTTCCGCGCGCTATGCCGGCGCCGGCGCTTCCGATCAGGACAATGTGATCAAATTGCTGCGGGAGCTCGAAGGCGTTGGCGAAGCCGAGCGCACGGCCCGCTTCGTGTGCGTCATCGTGTTCATGGAG
Protein-coding sequences here:
- the rdgB gene encoding RdgB/HAM1 family non-canonical purine NTP pyrophosphatase, which translates into the protein MFGNHQHIVLASGNRGKIKEIQAILEGHPILPQSQFDIAEADETGSTFIENAIIKARNAALHANAPAIADDSGLVVDALNGAPGVISARYAGAGASDQDNVIKLLRELEGVGEAERTARFVCVIVFMEHAGDPTPVIAQGCWEGRILESPRGENGFGYDPVFWVSEYQCSSAQLTPEVKNAISHRGQALKQLAELMKSR